A genomic region of Streptomyces rimosus contains the following coding sequences:
- a CDS encoding DUF4229 domain-containing protein, with protein MSSQKFATLRYTALRLGIFVVCFALVWVLAYFHVIPLGVGSSNAVWLLLLAIVISAPLSFVLLRKQRDAMSEQIVAKVDKQKARIAANARQEDGLL; from the coding sequence GTGAGTAGCCAGAAGTTCGCCACGCTCCGCTACACCGCCCTGCGCCTGGGGATCTTCGTCGTGTGCTTCGCGCTGGTCTGGGTGCTGGCGTACTTCCACGTCATCCCGCTCGGCGTGGGCAGCTCCAACGCGGTGTGGCTGCTGCTGCTCGCGATCGTGATCTCCGCGCCGCTGAGCTTCGTGCTCCTGCGCAAGCAGCGGGACGCGATGTCCGAGCAGATCGTGGCCAAGGTGGACAAGCAGAAGGCCCGTATCGCGGCCAACGCCCGCCAGGAGGACGGCCTCCTGTAG
- a CDS encoding GNAT family N-acetyltransferase produces the protein MDLRFDLDPAVTPELADGIRTLWAEVSNAGGAVGYVPPVTPEDVRGDLLAHLASMSEGHARLIVGRDGQGRVRATAFLHLNTHRIHRHWLWASTVMVHPGLQGQGAGRALLTAVEEAARSMDGVEAVRLTCRGGNGLEDFYRACGYKEVGRVPSAIKVADDDYRDDVTMWRELA, from the coding sequence ATGGATCTCCGCTTCGACCTGGACCCCGCCGTCACCCCCGAACTGGCCGACGGCATCCGTACGCTGTGGGCCGAGGTGTCCAACGCGGGCGGCGCCGTCGGTTACGTACCGCCGGTGACGCCCGAGGACGTACGCGGCGACCTGCTCGCCCACCTGGCGTCGATGTCCGAGGGGCACGCCCGGCTGATCGTGGGCCGCGACGGGCAGGGACGGGTGCGGGCCACCGCGTTCCTGCACCTGAACACCCACCGCATCCACCGGCACTGGCTGTGGGCCTCCACGGTGATGGTCCACCCCGGCCTCCAGGGGCAGGGCGCCGGCCGCGCCCTGCTGACGGCCGTGGAGGAGGCCGCCCGCTCGATGGACGGCGTCGAGGCCGTCCGGCTCACCTGCCGGGGCGGCAACGGCCTGGAGGACTTCTACCGGGCCTGCGGCTACAAGGAAGTCGGCCGGGTGCCGTCGGCGATCAAGGTGGCCGACGACGACTACCGGGACGACGTCACCATGTGGCGGGAGCTGGCGTAG